A stretch of the Ochrobactrum sp. BTU1 genome encodes the following:
- the moaD gene encoding molybdopterin converting factor subunit 1 produces the protein MRVNLIYFAWVREKIGKGEEVIELPSQTISVGELISHLKNLGEEYEAAFEHETVIRAAINQEHAEHDELVKDGNEVALFPPMTGG, from the coding sequence ATGCGCGTAAATCTCATCTATTTCGCCTGGGTGCGCGAGAAGATCGGCAAGGGAGAAGAGGTTATCGAACTTCCTTCCCAGACCATCAGTGTTGGGGAGCTGATTTCTCACCTCAAAAACCTCGGCGAAGAGTATGAAGCTGCTTTCGAGCATGAGACAGTCATTCGTGCGGCCATCAATCAGGAACATGCCGAACATGACGAACTCGTCAAAGACGGCAATGAAGTAGCGCTTTTCCCACCCATGACGGGTGGTTGA
- the pgsA gene encoding CDP-diacylglycerol--glycerol-3-phosphate 3-phosphatidyltransferase: protein MRKNHTLSLPNILTYGRIIAVPLVVLCFFVEGRLQSSDTSRWTALAIFAIASITDFFDGYLARIWQQTSTIGRMLDPIADKLLVSACLLLLAADGTIAGWTLWAAIIILCREILVSGLREYLAELKVSVPVSQLAKWKTTAQMVALAFLLAGPAGDKVLPYTTEMGIGLLWISAILTLYTGWDYFRAGLKHVMD from the coding sequence ATGCGGAAAAATCACACTCTCTCCTTGCCTAACATTCTGACTTACGGACGGATTATCGCCGTTCCGCTTGTCGTTTTGTGCTTCTTCGTGGAGGGACGTCTGCAATCCAGTGATACGTCTCGCTGGACAGCGCTTGCAATTTTCGCCATCGCCAGTATCACAGATTTCTTCGATGGTTATTTGGCTCGTATCTGGCAGCAGACATCAACGATCGGCCGTATGCTTGATCCGATTGCTGACAAACTTCTTGTTTCCGCTTGCCTGCTGTTGCTTGCAGCCGATGGAACAATTGCTGGATGGACGCTCTGGGCAGCCATCATCATTCTTTGCCGTGAAATTCTGGTATCTGGCCTGCGCGAGTATCTCGCTGAGCTGAAGGTTAGCGTTCCGGTTTCTCAGCTGGCAAAGTGGAAGACCACTGCACAGATGGTAGCACTTGCATTCCTTCTTGCTGGCCCCGCCGGGGACAAAGTCCTACCATATACGACTGAAATGGGCATTGGCCTGTTGTGGATTTCTGCGATCCTGACACTTTATACCGGTTGGGATTATTTCCGCGCTGGCCTCAAACACGTCATGGACTAA
- the uvrC gene encoding excinuclease ABC subunit UvrC, translating to MTGPRKPNDDPISRLPSDDEQDVAGIIMGDAENDDDDDAIEETPAVASATDSIQWDSSDGLPDTKGLSGADIINAFVKRLPNNPGVYRMFNSDGDVLYVGKARSLKKRVSNYARGIGHSNRITRMIGETATMEFVVTRTETEALLLEANLIKRLRPRFNVLLRDDKSFPYILLSGGHRAPGIFKHRGARSRKGEYFGPFASAGAVGRTINALQRAFLLRTCTDSVFETRTRPCLLYQIKRCSGPCTHEVSDEDYAELVSEAKAFLSGKSQRVKDHLAAAMQAASADLDFEHAAVYRDRLAALSHVQSHQGINPQTVEEADVFAIHQEGGMTCIQVFFFRTGQNWGNRAYLPKADSSLGAAEVLGAFLSQFYDDKPCPKLVLLSEEVEDQSLLAEALSSRAGHRVQVNVPQRGEKVELVNHALTNAREALGRRLAETSSQARLLKGLAEAFGLPNAPRRVEVYDNSHIMGTNAVGGMIVAGPEGFVKNQYRKFNIKSTDITPGDDFGMMREVIERRFSRLVKEHAAPEPVMDAESPEAINDAFPAWPDLILIDGGQGQVGAVRQILGELGISHLVTAIGIAKGVDREAGRERFFIEGKPPFTLPPRDPVLYFVQRMRDEAHRFAIGTHRARRKKEMVANPLDEISGIGPSRKRALLHHFGTAKAVSRAAVEDLMQIDGISEAMAKTIHDHFHDR from the coding sequence ATGACTGGACCACGCAAACCCAATGATGATCCTATTTCACGCCTGCCATCGGATGATGAGCAGGATGTGGCGGGCATTATCATGGGCGATGCAGAGAACGATGACGACGATGATGCAATCGAGGAAACGCCTGCTGTTGCCTCGGCGACCGATTCCATTCAGTGGGATTCGTCAGATGGTCTGCCAGATACAAAAGGCTTAAGCGGCGCAGACATTATCAATGCTTTCGTCAAGCGTTTGCCAAATAATCCCGGCGTCTACCGCATGTTCAATAGCGATGGTGACGTGCTTTATGTCGGCAAAGCCCGCAGCCTCAAGAAACGCGTCTCCAACTATGCGCGCGGCATCGGACATTCCAATCGTATCACGCGTATGATCGGCGAAACGGCGACGATGGAATTCGTTGTTACGCGTACAGAGACCGAAGCGCTGCTGCTGGAAGCGAATCTTATCAAACGCTTGCGCCCACGCTTTAACGTTCTGCTGCGTGACGACAAATCGTTTCCTTATATTCTGCTTAGTGGCGGACATCGCGCGCCCGGCATTTTCAAGCATCGTGGTGCACGCTCGCGCAAAGGCGAGTATTTCGGCCCTTTTGCTTCTGCGGGTGCCGTTGGTCGCACGATCAATGCGCTTCAGCGCGCGTTCCTGCTGCGCACCTGCACGGATTCAGTTTTTGAAACGCGCACCCGCCCCTGCCTGCTTTATCAAATCAAGCGCTGTTCCGGCCCTTGTACGCATGAGGTCAGCGACGAGGATTATGCAGAGCTTGTCAGTGAGGCCAAGGCCTTCCTTTCCGGCAAGAGCCAGAGGGTGAAGGATCATCTGGCAGCGGCCATGCAGGCGGCGTCCGCCGATCTCGATTTTGAACACGCGGCGGTCTATCGTGATCGTCTTGCCGCACTTTCCCATGTGCAATCGCATCAGGGCATCAACCCGCAGACGGTTGAAGAAGCCGACGTTTTCGCAATCCATCAGGAAGGTGGCATGACCTGTATTCAGGTCTTCTTCTTCCGTACCGGTCAGAATTGGGGCAATCGCGCCTATTTACCGAAAGCCGACAGCTCGCTTGGAGCAGCGGAAGTTCTTGGCGCGTTCCTGTCGCAATTTTATGATGACAAGCCCTGCCCGAAGCTCGTTCTTCTTTCAGAAGAAGTCGAAGATCAGTCGCTTCTCGCTGAAGCACTTTCATCGCGCGCGGGACATCGCGTTCAGGTCAATGTTCCACAACGCGGCGAAAAGGTGGAGTTGGTCAACCACGCCCTGACCAATGCCCGCGAAGCGCTGGGACGTCGTCTGGCAGAAACATCCTCGCAGGCAAGACTGCTCAAAGGACTGGCCGAGGCATTCGGTTTGCCCAATGCGCCACGCCGTGTCGAAGTTTACGATAACTCGCATATCATGGGTACGAATGCAGTCGGCGGCATGATCGTTGCCGGCCCTGAAGGCTTCGTCAAGAATCAGTATCGCAAGTTCAATATTAAATCGACCGACATCACGCCCGGCGATGACTTTGGCATGATGCGCGAAGTGATCGAGCGCCGATTCTCGCGACTGGTTAAAGAACATGCTGCGCCGGAGCCAGTAATGGATGCGGAAAGCCCGGAAGCCATCAACGATGCTTTCCCTGCCTGGCCCGACCTTATTCTTATCGATGGCGGTCAGGGACAGGTTGGAGCCGTTCGCCAGATTTTGGGCGAACTTGGCATAAGCCATCTTGTGACAGCCATTGGCATTGCCAAGGGCGTTGACCGCGAAGCTGGGCGCGAACGTTTCTTTATCGAGGGCAAACCACCTTTCACACTGCCGCCACGCGATCCCGTTCTTTATTTCGTTCAGCGTATGCGCGACGAAGCGCACCGTTTTGCCATCGGCACACATCGCGCGCGTCGCAAGAAGGAAATGGTCGCCAATCCGCTGGATGAGATTTCGGGAATCGGTCCCTCAAGAAAGCGAGCACTTTTGCATCACTTCGGAACCGCGAAAGCCGTATCTCGTGCTGCAGTTGAAGATCTGATGCAGATTGATGGCATCTCTGAAGCCATGGCGAAGACCATTCACGATCATTTTCACGACCGTTGA
- a CDS encoding SDR family oxidoreductase, which produces MNHDKKVFTLLENPETNLLANCPVLVTGGARRIGKAIVEDLAAHGFPVAIHCNRSVAEGQALAAKIVANGGKAGVVQADLANENDVRGLLQQAEAQLGPIRLLVNNASLFEDDRIGNLDMQLWDRHFAIHLKTPVILAEELAKALPEGKDGLIVNVIDQRVWKLNPHFFSYTLSKTALWNATRTLAQALAPRIRVNAIAPGPTLPSERQDISDFELQVSHLPLQRAPDLSEFGRTIRYFWESRSVTGQMIALDGGQHLAWETPDIAGIKE; this is translated from the coding sequence ATGAATCACGATAAGAAAGTGTTTACCCTGTTGGAAAATCCGGAAACCAACCTGCTTGCAAATTGCCCTGTTCTGGTGACGGGAGGCGCAAGACGCATAGGAAAAGCCATTGTCGAAGATCTGGCAGCACACGGCTTTCCGGTAGCTATCCATTGTAACCGCTCGGTTGCGGAAGGTCAGGCACTGGCGGCCAAAATCGTGGCTAACGGCGGAAAAGCCGGTGTTGTGCAGGCTGATCTGGCGAATGAAAATGATGTTCGTGGCTTGCTGCAACAGGCAGAAGCGCAATTGGGACCGATTCGTTTGCTGGTCAACAATGCTTCGTTGTTTGAAGACGATCGCATCGGTAATCTTGATATGCAGCTTTGGGATCGCCATTTTGCGATTCATCTGAAAACACCAGTGATCCTTGCTGAAGAATTGGCCAAGGCTCTGCCGGAAGGTAAAGACGGCCTCATTGTGAATGTCATCGACCAGCGTGTCTGGAAGCTGAACCCGCACTTCTTTTCATATACGTTGTCGAAGACAGCGCTCTGGAATGCGACGCGTACGCTTGCGCAGGCACTTGCACCACGTATTCGTGTCAATGCCATTGCTCCCGGCCCCACGCTGCCCAGCGAGCGTCAGGATATCAGTGACTTTGAGTTACAGGTGAGCCATCTGCCATTGCAGCGCGCACCTGATTTGTCCGAATTTGGACGCACTATTCGCTATTTCTGGGAAAGCCGTTCCGTAACTGGCCAGATGATTGCGCTTGATGGCGGTCAGCATCTGGCATGGGAAACGCCGGATATAGCAGGAATTAAAGAATGA
- a CDS encoding porin family protein — protein sequence MRTLKSLVIASAALLPFSATAFAADAIMEQPPVPAPVEMAPQYSWAGGYTGLYLGYGWNKVKTNTDGAIKPDDLKAGAYAGWNFQQDQFVYGVEGDAGYSWAKKSKNGLEAKQGFEGSLRGRLGYDLNPVMPYITAGVAGSQVKLDNGVEDESKFRVGWTAGAGLEAKLTDNILGRVEYRYTQFGNKTYDLGTESVRNKLDTHDIRVGVGYKF from the coding sequence ATGCGCACTCTTAAGTCTCTCGTAATCGCCTCGGCTGCGCTGCTGCCGTTCTCTGCAACTGCTTTCGCTGCTGACGCCATCATGGAACAGCCTCCTGTTCCAGCTCCTGTTGAGATGGCTCCACAGTACAGCTGGGCTGGCGGTTACACCGGTCTGTACCTCGGCTACGGCTGGAACAAGGTAAAGACCAACACCGACGGCGCAATCAAGCCTGACGATCTGAAGGCTGGCGCATATGCTGGCTGGAACTTCCAGCAGGACCAGTTCGTATACGGTGTTGAAGGTGACGCAGGTTACTCTTGGGCCAAGAAGTCCAAGAATGGTCTTGAAGCCAAGCAGGGCTTCGAAGGCTCGCTCCGTGGCCGTCTTGGTTACGACCTGAACCCAGTTATGCCTTACATCACCGCAGGTGTTGCTGGCTCGCAGGTTAAGCTCGACAACGGCGTTGAAGACGAAAGCAAGTTCCGCGTTGGTTGGACTGCTGGTGCCGGTCTCGAAGCTAAGCTGACCGACAACATCCTTGGTCGCGTTGAATACCGCTACACCCAGTTCGGTAACAAGACCTACGACCTCGGAACCGAATCGGTTCGCAACAAGCTCGACACCCACGACATCCGCGTCGGCGTTGGTTACAAGTTCTAA
- a CDS encoding glutathione S-transferase: MTQILYSPASPYSAKVRMAAAHAGIPFESVVVTTSAEPDNLVSANPLGKIPTLLTDDGKSVFDSRAIMQYLNRVSGNKLFPRNAEKRTDAERFEAIADGLADVLLAHVYERRMRPEEKVHQPWLDLQWRKAERALDLLNEAPPRLAGKLHGGHLAVAATLGYLGLRFEGKWERGRPKLKRWMKRFEELHPELSKLLPHA; the protein is encoded by the coding sequence ATGACTCAGATCCTTTATTCGCCCGCCTCGCCGTACAGCGCCAAGGTGCGTATGGCCGCAGCCCATGCAGGTATCCCGTTTGAAAGCGTGGTCGTTACCACCTCGGCAGAACCCGATAACCTCGTCAGCGCCAATCCATTGGGTAAAATCCCGACCTTGCTTACAGATGATGGCAAGTCCGTCTTCGATAGCCGCGCGATCATGCAATATTTGAACCGCGTATCGGGGAACAAGCTTTTTCCGCGCAATGCCGAAAAGCGTACGGATGCTGAGCGTTTTGAAGCGATTGCAGACGGTTTGGCTGACGTTCTGCTCGCCCATGTTTACGAGCGTCGTATGCGCCCGGAAGAAAAAGTGCATCAGCCATGGCTGGATCTGCAATGGCGTAAGGCCGAACGCGCACTCGATCTTCTAAATGAAGCTCCACCGCGCCTTGCTGGCAAGCTGCATGGCGGTCATCTGGCGGTGGCTGCCACCCTTGGTTATCTGGGGCTGCGCTTTGAAGGCAAATGGGAGCGCGGTCGTCCGAAGCTCAAGCGCTGGATGAAGCGATTTGAAGAGCTGCATCCAGAGCTTTCAAAACTTCTGCCACACGCCTAG
- a CDS encoding ribonuclease T, with protein MLRKLAAISAALLATSFAALPAVAQDRGNSSPGEFDFYVLSLSWSPSYCASEGPRANRQQCGTNRPFGFVVHGLWPQNEWGYPANCQFDNARSRGSFVPRQIVSSVSDIMPSTGLVAHQWRKHGSCSGLPQNEYFATVRQAYQHVNIPPSLRSMAGNRRVDPMLVEKAFVTANPGMKPDGISVACNRNYLQEVRICMTKDLKFRACEQVNANACRSRSVMMPATR; from the coding sequence ATGCTGCGCAAACTGGCGGCGATCTCAGCCGCCCTTCTTGCCACTTCCTTTGCAGCGCTACCCGCAGTGGCGCAAGACCGGGGCAACAGCAGCCCCGGTGAATTTGATTTCTATGTGCTGTCTCTTTCATGGTCGCCAAGCTATTGCGCTTCGGAAGGTCCGAGGGCAAACAGGCAGCAATGCGGGACCAATCGCCCTTTCGGTTTTGTCGTTCATGGGCTTTGGCCACAAAACGAATGGGGCTATCCGGCCAATTGTCAGTTCGACAATGCTCGAAGCCGTGGCAGTTTTGTTCCCCGACAAATCGTTTCAAGCGTTTCGGACATCATGCCGTCCACAGGGCTTGTCGCGCATCAATGGCGCAAGCATGGAAGCTGCTCCGGCCTTCCTCAGAACGAATATTTCGCAACCGTCCGTCAAGCCTATCAGCATGTGAACATCCCTCCGAGCCTTCGGAGCATGGCTGGAAACCGTCGTGTTGATCCGATGCTTGTTGAAAAAGCGTTTGTAACCGCCAATCCGGGAATGAAGCCGGACGGAATATCGGTCGCCTGCAATAGAAATTACCTTCAGGAAGTGCGCATCTGCATGACGAAAGACCTGAAGTTTCGTGCCTGCGAACAGGTCAACGCCAATGCATGTCGCAGCCGATCCGTTATGATGCCCGCGACAAGATAG
- a CDS encoding phage portal protein: MQRKLDRIGQFSRAALLAASVLPLTFASLPANAADYLTSAPTAVGDAGLCSQQSILRSVVSDFGYQVRNVPNLPQVGISAMSDVRLTRYEPKNNPAQIDRTYCKATAVLSDGQNRSVWYMVEEGQGFAGVGKNVEFCVDGFDRWAVYDAKCRVLR; this comes from the coding sequence ATGCAACGCAAGTTGGATCGCATCGGACAGTTTTCTCGTGCAGCACTTCTGGCTGCATCGGTTCTTCCCCTGACGTTCGCTTCCCTGCCCGCAAATGCTGCAGATTATCTGACATCTGCACCGACAGCCGTTGGTGATGCCGGTCTTTGCAGTCAGCAGAGCATTCTGCGCAGCGTCGTTTCTGATTTCGGCTATCAGGTTCGCAACGTACCAAACCTTCCACAGGTTGGCATTTCTGCAATGAGCGATGTTCGCCTGACGCGCTATGAGCCAAAGAACAATCCAGCCCAGATCGATCGCACCTATTGCAAGGCAACGGCTGTTCTCAGCGATGGCCAGAATCGTTCGGTCTGGTACATGGTTGAAGAAGGTCAAGGCTTTGCAGGCGTCGGCAAGAATGTCGAGTTCTGCGTAGATGGCTTTGATCGCTGGGCCGTGTACGACGCAAAATGCCGCGTCCTACGTTGA
- a CDS encoding 23S rRNA (adenine(2030)-N(6))-methyltransferase RlmJ yields the protein MNYRHAYHAGNFADVVKHVILSRIVEYLKRKDQAFRVIDTHAGIGLYDLRGTEAGKTSEWTGGISRVFDAVEKSEIPEAAIELLQPYLDVVRAVNNGKELRHYPGSPLLTRHLLRKQDRLSALELHPQDAKKLTKLFDGDYQARVIELDGWLSLGAHMPPKEKRGLVLVDPPFEIEGEFDRLVDGLVKAYKRFPGGTYALWYPVKDRKETERFSKRLRETEIPKIMRIELAIRAPSLEPRLDGTGMIVVNPPYTLESEMQTLLPCLTKLLSEEKGSNFSIQWIRSETDRT from the coding sequence ATGAATTATCGTCACGCCTATCACGCCGGGAATTTTGCGGATGTCGTCAAGCACGTCATCCTTTCCCGCATTGTTGAATATCTCAAGCGCAAGGATCAAGCCTTTCGCGTGATCGATACCCATGCAGGTATCGGCCTTTACGATCTGCGAGGCACCGAAGCTGGCAAAACCAGCGAATGGACGGGCGGGATCAGCCGTGTTTTCGATGCAGTCGAAAAAAGCGAAATCCCAGAAGCCGCTATTGAATTGTTGCAGCCTTATCTCGATGTGGTGCGCGCGGTGAACAATGGTAAAGAGCTGCGGCATTACCCCGGCTCGCCGCTTCTGACCCGTCATCTTTTGCGCAAACAGGATCGCTTGTCGGCACTGGAACTTCATCCGCAGGATGCCAAAAAGCTGACGAAGCTGTTTGACGGCGATTATCAGGCGCGCGTCATTGAGCTTGATGGCTGGCTTTCGCTCGGCGCACATATGCCGCCTAAGGAGAAACGCGGTCTGGTGCTGGTTGATCCGCCGTTTGAAATAGAAGGCGAATTTGATCGCCTCGTTGACGGGCTGGTTAAGGCTTACAAGCGTTTTCCCGGTGGTACTTATGCGCTCTGGTATCCGGTCAAGGACCGTAAAGAGACAGAACGGTTCTCAAAGCGCCTGCGTGAAACCGAAATTCCGAAGATCATGCGCATTGAACTTGCGATTCGCGCACCATCGCTTGAGCCGAGGCTTGATGGCACTGGAATGATTGTCGTCAATCCGCCCTATACACTGGAAAGTGAGATGCAAACCCTGCTTCCCTGCCTTACCAAGTTGCTTAGTGAAGAAAAGGGGAGCAATTTCAGCATTCAATGGATACGCAGCGAGACGGATCGCACTTGA
- a CDS encoding DMT family transporter, whose protein sequence is MSGSVLLIVLCGAFFHASWNAIVKGGSDKFFAAACITGAAGLISLFFLPFLPLPHPSSWIFIGLSTITQIFYMSLVAAAYKSGDMSEAYPIMRGTPPLLVALVSAPLIGEAIGWGGWVGIILICSGVLAMALEARRRNGGTSSKTALLALANAGFIATYTIIDGVGVRASGNTLSYTLWLFLINAFPLGCWALYREPDRFLNYVRNRWRPSLIGGIGTLASYGLALWAMTMAPIAVVAALRETAILFGVLISALILKEKVGLPRFLAAGFIVLGAITLRLS, encoded by the coding sequence ATGTCTGGTAGCGTACTGCTGATTGTCCTTTGTGGCGCGTTTTTCCACGCAAGCTGGAATGCTATCGTCAAAGGAGGCAGTGACAAATTTTTCGCAGCCGCCTGCATTACCGGTGCGGCTGGTCTGATTTCACTGTTTTTCCTGCCTTTTTTGCCACTGCCGCATCCATCGAGCTGGATTTTCATAGGCCTCTCGACCATCACGCAGATATTCTACATGTCTTTGGTCGCAGCTGCCTATAAATCGGGCGACATGAGTGAAGCATATCCGATCATGCGCGGCACGCCACCTTTGCTGGTGGCACTTGTCAGCGCACCTTTGATTGGTGAAGCCATTGGCTGGGGCGGCTGGGTAGGCATTATCCTGATCTGTAGCGGCGTTCTTGCAATGGCGCTCGAAGCGCGACGTCGTAACGGCGGCACATCGAGCAAAACCGCTTTGCTTGCGCTTGCCAATGCAGGTTTCATTGCAACTTATACCATCATTGATGGCGTCGGCGTACGGGCATCGGGTAACACGCTGTCCTATACGCTGTGGCTGTTTCTGATAAACGCTTTTCCGCTCGGGTGCTGGGCGCTTTATCGTGAGCCGGATCGTTTTCTCAATTATGTTCGTAACCGATGGCGCCCGTCGCTGATTGGCGGAATTGGCACTTTGGCCTCTTACGGCCTGGCACTGTGGGCAATGACAATGGCTCCAATCGCGGTCGTCGCAGCTTTGAGAGAGACGGCAATCCTGTTTGGTGTTCTCATTTCAGCACTTATTCTCAAAGAGAAAGTGGGCCTGCCACGTTTTCTGGCTGCGGGCTTCATTGTGCTCGGCGCCATTACCTTGAGACTTTCGTGA
- a CDS encoding molybdopterin oxidoreductase family protein, with protein sequence MNQPSPRSNIKIGHSACPHDCPSTCALDVELLDERTIGRVRGAKDNSYTAGVICAKVARYAERVHHPDRLKHPLIRAGRKGDGEWKQASWEAALDLIAERFIKAEQTYGSETVWPYYYAGTMGLVQRDSINRLRYAKRYSNQFDSFCTNMAWTGYFAGTGSLTGPDPREMAKADVVVIWGTNAAATQVNVMTHAVRARKDRGAKIVVIDIYANATVRQADMGIVLKPGTDGAFACAVMHVLFRDGLADWDYLNRYTDDPKALEAHLETRTPEWAAEITGLSVEEIEAFAHLVGKTKRTYFRLGYGFTRQRNGAVNMHAAASIACVTGAFLHEGGGAFHSNSGIFKMDKREIEGSAMQDKSLRFLDQSKIGRILTGDSEALYGGPPVTAMLIQNTNPMNVTPEQRLVRQGFAREDLFVAVHEQFMTDTAKMADVLLPATTFLEHDDIYRGGGQQHVVLGPKLIEPLADARPNIFVINELAERLGVAHLPGFNVDERTLIDNMNANSALPHFDDLKEKRFVDLQPPFEEAHYINGFKWPDGKFRFRPDWTGSPSPNKPPEVMGLQGPHHSIPEFPDYWNVIEAVDAEHPFRLATSPAHNFLNSTFAETPTSLTKEIRPELLIHPDDAAQLDIADGERIEIGNHRGEVVLHAVLRAGQKRGVVVSEGIFPNSTFERGEGINTLIGAEPAAPYGGLAVHDTKIWIRKL encoded by the coding sequence ATGAACCAGCCATCCCCCAGATCAAATATCAAAATCGGACATTCTGCCTGTCCGCATGATTGCCCTTCCACCTGTGCGCTTGATGTCGAGCTGCTGGATGAGCGTACAATCGGCCGCGTCCGTGGTGCGAAGGACAACAGCTATACCGCTGGTGTAATCTGCGCCAAGGTTGCCCGCTATGCCGAGCGTGTTCATCATCCGGATCGCCTGAAACATCCGCTCATTCGTGCTGGCCGTAAGGGTGACGGCGAGTGGAAGCAGGCATCCTGGGAAGCCGCGCTTGATCTGATCGCCGAACGCTTCATCAAGGCCGAACAGACCTATGGCAGCGAAACTGTCTGGCCATATTACTATGCTGGTACAATGGGGCTCGTGCAGCGCGATTCCATCAATCGCCTGCGCTATGCCAAACGCTATTCGAACCAGTTTGACAGTTTCTGCACCAATATGGCGTGGACCGGCTATTTTGCTGGCACCGGCAGCCTGACAGGCCCAGACCCGCGTGAGATGGCAAAGGCGGATGTGGTGGTCATCTGGGGGACCAATGCCGCAGCCACGCAGGTCAATGTGATGACCCATGCGGTGCGAGCACGAAAAGATCGCGGCGCCAAGATCGTTGTCATCGACATTTACGCCAATGCGACCGTGCGACAGGCGGATATGGGCATTGTGCTTAAGCCCGGAACGGATGGCGCTTTTGCCTGCGCTGTCATGCATGTCCTGTTTCGTGATGGTCTTGCGGACTGGGATTATCTCAATCGCTACACCGACGATCCGAAAGCGCTGGAAGCTCATCTTGAGACCCGCACACCGGAATGGGCGGCTGAAATCACCGGCTTGAGTGTCGAGGAAATCGAAGCTTTTGCGCATCTGGTGGGTAAAACCAAGCGCACCTATTTCCGGCTTGGCTACGGCTTTACGCGCCAGCGGAATGGCGCTGTGAATATGCACGCCGCAGCATCGATTGCCTGTGTGACGGGCGCGTTTTTACACGAGGGCGGCGGCGCGTTTCATTCCAATTCCGGCATCTTCAAGATGGATAAGCGCGAGATTGAAGGCAGCGCAATGCAGGATAAAAGCCTGCGTTTCCTCGATCAGTCGAAGATCGGACGTATTCTTACCGGCGATAGCGAAGCGCTATATGGCGGCCCGCCCGTAACAGCGATGCTGATCCAGAACACCAATCCAATGAATGTGACGCCAGAACAGCGTCTGGTGCGTCAGGGTTTTGCCCGTGAAGACCTGTTTGTTGCCGTGCATGAGCAATTCATGACTGATACGGCCAAAATGGCCGATGTACTGTTGCCAGCGACCACATTTCTTGAACATGACGATATTTACCGTGGCGGCGGACAGCAGCATGTGGTGCTGGGGCCGAAGTTGATCGAACCTCTTGCAGATGCTCGCCCGAATATCTTTGTTATCAACGAGTTGGCTGAACGTCTGGGCGTCGCACATCTGCCGGGCTTTAACGTCGATGAGCGTACGTTGATCGACAACATGAATGCCAACAGCGCCCTTCCGCATTTCGATGACTTGAAGGAAAAGCGCTTTGTCGATTTGCAGCCTCCATTTGAGGAAGCACATTACATCAATGGCTTTAAATGGCCGGATGGAAAGTTCCGCTTCCGTCCTGACTGGACCGGCAGCCCGTCACCAAACAAACCACCGGAAGTCATGGGCCTGCAAGGGCCACATCACTCCATTCCAGAGTTTCCAGACTATTGGAATGTGATTGAGGCCGTGGATGCCGAACATCCATTCCGTCTCGCCACATCGCCTGCCCATAATTTCCTGAATTCGACATTTGCGGAAACACCGACATCTCTCACGAAGGAAATCCGGCCAGAGCTTCTCATCCACCCGGATGATGCGGCTCAACTGGATATCGCAGATGGTGAGCGGATTGAAATCGGCAATCATCGCGGTGAAGTGGTGCTTCATGCGGTGTTGCGCGCTGGTCAAAAGCGCGGTGTCGTTGTGTCAGAAGGTATTTTCCCGAACTCCACGTTCGAGCGGGGTGAGGGGATTAATACACTGATCGGTGCGGAGCCCGCGGCGCCATATGGCGGTCTGGCAGTTCACGACACCAAAATCTGGATCAGAAAACTTTGA
- a CDS encoding DUF992 domain-containing protein: protein MSLRFSTSFLSAMAVVSGIAITAPALAADFVAPPGSGRTQPRSEVGTLTCDISPAIGVIIGSQQDVDCVFSPVRGRGPVERYTGNITKIGVDIGFINGGTVAWAVWAPTVRPEGALKGRYVGASANASIGIGAGTNILTGGSWKTISLQPISVQGQKGLNAAVGLSKLKLNYAG from the coding sequence ATGTCTCTCCGTTTTTCGACTTCCTTCCTGTCGGCTATGGCCGTCGTTTCGGGCATTGCTATCACTGCCCCTGCTCTTGCTGCTGACTTCGTAGCGCCTCCCGGATCAGGTCGCACCCAGCCGCGTTCGGAAGTTGGCACTCTTACTTGTGATATTTCCCCTGCAATCGGCGTCATTATCGGCAGCCAGCAGGACGTGGATTGTGTGTTCAGCCCTGTTCGCGGTCGCGGCCCGGTAGAGCGTTACACCGGCAACATCACAAAAATCGGCGTAGATATCGGCTTCATCAATGGCGGCACCGTTGCATGGGCTGTCTGGGCTCCAACCGTTCGCCCTGAAGGCGCGCTCAAGGGCCGCTATGTCGGCGCATCGGCAAATGCCTCAATCGGCATTGGCGCGGGCACCAACATCCTGACCGGCGGCTCGTGGAAGACAATTTCGCTGCAGCCAATTTCGGTTCAGGGCCAGAAAGGCCTCAACGCAGCTGTTGGCCTTTCCAAGCTCAAGCTGAATTACGCAGGCTAA